One genomic segment of Pristiophorus japonicus isolate sPriJap1 unplaced genomic scaffold, sPriJap1.hap1 HAP1_SCAFFOLD_29, whole genome shotgun sequence includes these proteins:
- the LOC139248132 gene encoding histone H1-like, whose protein sequence is MSLATIKKALAAKGVDVEKRGSQIIFSIKKNVMNGSLKQIKGTGASGSFKIAKTDPQEKVGKKVKKPAAKKAAAKKSPVKKAAAKKTSTKKAPTATKTAKGPAGKKAAVKKPKSPKKVKATKKVENPSVKATSKSAKVKKAAPKK, encoded by the coding sequence ATGTCCCTGGCcacgataaagaaggctctggcggccaaaggtgtggatgtggagaagcgcgggtcccagatcaTATTCAGTATTAAGAAGAATGTGATGAATggctccctgaagcagatcaagggcacgggcgcctcgggctccttcaaaaTCGCTAAGACGGATCCCCAGGAGAAAGTGGGAAAGAAGGTGAAGAAGCCAGCAGccaagaaagcagcagccaagaaatctccagtaaagaaagcagcagccaagaaaacgagcaccaagaaggcACCAACAGCAACAAAGACAGCGAAAGGGCCGGCTGGGAAGAAGGCGGCGGTGAAGAAGCCCAAGAGTCCCAAGAAAGTGAAGGCGACCAAAAAGGTGGAGAACCCGAGTGTCAAGGCCACGTCCAAATCTGCAAAGGTCAA
- the LOC139248288 gene encoding zinc finger protein 665-like — MEAEGTVHSGEKRYTCSVCGQGFSQSSNLERHKRSHIGEKPCKCEDCGKRFNYPSQLKMHQPFTCSDCGKGFTASSHLLTHQVPTGERLFICTECGKGFTVSSSLLTHQQVNTRESPFTCSDCGKGFTASSHLLTHQQVPTGERPFTCSDCGKGFTQLSALLRHQRVHTGERPFKCSDCEKSFKSKQQLLTHQRVHTGERPFTCSECGKRFTQSSSLLTHQQVHTGERPFTCVECGKGFTVSSSLLIHQQVHTGERPFSCSDCGKGFTQLFALLRHQRVHTEERPFKCSNCEKSFKSKQQLLTHQRVHTGERPFKCSDCEKSFKSKQHLLIHQRLHTGERPFTCSECGKGFTLSYHLLRHQRIHTGERPFSCSECGMGFTRSAHLLRHQRIHTGERPFTCSECGKGFIRSSNLLSHQRVHK; from the coding sequence atggaagcagaaggcaccgttcacagtggggagaaacggtacacgtgctctgtgtgtggacaaggcttcagccaatcatccaacctggagagacacaagcgcagtcacattggggagaaaccatgtaaatgtgaggactgtgggaaacgattcaactacccgtcccagctgaaaATGCACCAGCCAtttacctgctctgactgtgggaagggattcactgcatcatcccacctgctgacacaccaagttcccactggggagaggttgttcatctgcacggagtgtgggaagggattcactgtatcatccagcctgctgacacaccagcaagttaacactcgggagagtccgttcacctgctccgactgtgggaagggattcactgcatcatcccacctgctgacacaccagcaagttcccactggggagaggccgttcacctgctccgactgtgggaagggattcactcagttatccgccctactgagacaccagcgagttcacactggggagagaccttttaaatgttctgactgtgagaagagttttaaaagcaaacagcaactcctgacacaccagcgagttcacactggggagaggccgttcacctgctccgagtgtgggaagagattcactcagtcatccagcctgctgacacaccagcaagttcacaccggggagaggccgttcacctgcgtggagtgtgggaagggtttcactgtatcatccagcctgctgatacaccagcaagttcacactggggaaagaccgttctcctgctccgactgtgggaagggattcactcagttattcgccctgctgagacaccagcgagttcacactgaggagagaccttttaaatgttctaactgtgagaagagttttaaaagcaaacagcaactcctgacacaccagcgagttcacactggggagaggccttttaaatgttctgactgtgagaagagttttaaaagcaaacagcacctgctgatacaccagcgacttcacactggggagaggccgttcacctgctccgagtgtgggaagggattcactctgtcataccacctgctgagacaccagcgaattcacacaggggagaggccgttcagctgctctgaatgtgggatgggattcactcggtcagcccacctgctgagacaccagcgaattcacactggggagaggccgttcacctgctcagagtgtgggaagggattcattcgatcatccaacctgctgagccaccagcgagttcacaagtga